ACATTGGATTTTTTGACCAAAAACTCACAGTGGGTTGACTTGGAATCAAAGTTCATGCATGGATGGGATGGGGCTGGCTGGAGAGCTAGCTCAGACATACATACATGTGAAACACATGCTACATCACTATGAAACTCGTGCTCTCATACTCATACATGGGCTATAATTCAGTTCACCACCCCGCCCCTcaaaaaaggcaaaattaaTGATTCAGCCTCATTAACACGACCCGACGCGACCCCGCTGGGACCCATCAATTATTTtgacaaattttcttttgtttacaatTATTCTACTAAGTAAGCAAGCAAGCAACCAAAAAGAATGGCAACTTGTGTACAGAAATGGGTGTTGGTGACATATTCATTCAAGAATCAAGAGTTGCCTGATGCTCTTTGGTTCCGAATATGCTCAGACTCTTGACCcccctaaaaaagaaaaaggaactcAAACTCAAGTTTGGATTTTGTAGTGCGTACgggttgggttgggtgggTGGTCAAGTCCTAGCTTAAGCTGCGGATTGGATTAAATTTGGAGCCTCACGTTTGTTTCACTGTAGAGGCCACCCCACCCAAATAAATATACACCACACCACAccgcagcagcagcagcccataaattaataatagaGATTTCTGCTTCCTTCCTAAGTTTCCATAATAGTATGCGTCTGTCCTCATGAGCTTTGGCAGCTTCAAGAAGAACTCAATATGTTATCAGCATTCAGCACACATAGCATCAGCATTTGCTCTCCtctctcaaaataaataaatatactttCAAAGCTtcagaaccaaaaaaaaaaaaatagaaaagatcAACTGTACTGCTTGCTAAACAAGTTAATTACTACTAGGCAAGAGTTTTCCTGTGTGCTCAGGCTCAGCCATTGTCTTCATGCCAAATAATTATGGACACGTTGACAAACAACAATCCATTATGCCTCCATCAGCCCCACACAACCACCATGATTTTacaaccaaaatcaccaaaaccCAGACCCACTGACTATACTAATATGTCCTGTCCTACATGACCTTGTTCTAAGTTCTTCTTCTAAGTTCTACCACATATCTATATCATAGAAAACTTCTACTTCCCATGGCAGACACATGACATCTCTGCGTGTCAATCACCTAATTTCTGTTAACTCTCTATTTCTTTCAATTAAAAAGCActctaattaaaaaatttaaatattttatccCCCGTGATTATATTATTGATAGGCTTATAAAAACCACCACAAGCCCAAATTCAAAGCGTCTCTTTtgtaagaaaagaaagaatgttTGGCATGGCATGCATATAGAGACGAAGACTGGTCGTTGAGTTCAGACAAGAAGAATCCGTTCTCATCAAATTCTAATTATATCTTTAAAAACTCAATCTTTCTTCAGGAAATCAGGAGGACAGCCTGATCCGGATAGCCATGGAAGACCACCAACCAAAGCAAGGCAGCCCGCGAGTTCTCCAGGTCCTGGAAGCTCTAAAACAAGCCTCCCATGAGCTCCAAACCCACCCGAGTCCAGACTCGGCCGATTCAAACTCGTCCGCCATTAATGCTCTGCTCGAGCTCGAGACCGAGTCTGACAACATCCTCTCCAAAGACCCACATCTCTCTACGCTCTCCCAACACCTCGCAACCCTCAAGAACCTCGTCGAGACCCTCAAGAAATCCAAAGGCCACCACAGCATCAGGTCGTTTTTAACTCGCTGCTGCTCGACTCACTGTCTGTCCCGGCTGGCCGGGTCGATCGAGTCAGAAATCCAAGCGTGGATCGACCGCGAGAGCTTAGAGAGCTTGACGAGAACTCTGAAAAAGCCACTTCACAATGATGACGAGTTGGTTAAGCTCCTGAATCAGTTCGAGGACCGAGTTTTGCAGGGTTTCAATCGCGAGTTGcaagatttgattttgaagtcCAAAGTTTTCACTCTGCTCGAGTCTGTTCTCTGCGATTCTCACTGTTCCAAACGAGTTAGGGAACACTCGGCTTTCGCCATAGCAGCTCTGATAAAGTTCAACAAGGATGTGTTTGTCGGTCAAGTGCTAATGGGTCGAACGATCAAGGCTTTAATAACAATGGCTTCCCCGAATGCGATCAGAGTGCTATGTACCCTGATCAGATTGATAAAGTCTCCGCTTGTTGACGAGATTGAGTTCAATGGGGAAATACCCAAGATCATAAGCTTCTTGAACCGTGAAGACCTGGAAATGAGAGTGATGGCCATGGTTTGTATTCTTGAAATTGGGTATTTTGGGCGCAAGGAGGCCATTGATGCTATGCTTGAGGAAGGGGTGATAAAGAAGCTTGTGGAATTGCAAAGATCAGAGCTTGGAGGGGATTTGACGGAAATGGGTTTGGATGAGGATGACAAGGAAAACAGAGAGGttgctggtggtggtggtgggatTAAGGAGAATAATACAAGAAGAGAGAACAGGGAAAATAGGTTCTTCGAGAACCACCCGTTTTCTAGCTGTGTGGCGAGATTTGCTGTGCAATTGGAGGTGGGTGAAGGGCtgaggcagagagagaggagggcaTTTAAGCAGCAGATACTAATGAGAGTTAGAGAAGCCTCTATTTCTGATGCTGAGGCAGCCACCATTATTGCTGAGGTTTTGTGGGGCTCTTCGCCTTAAGGTGAAGAAATTGTTATAAACTTGGAATGTAAATCAAAAGGAAGAACAAGAGTACAAAGAAATTCAATTTGTTGGTATGTTAGAGTTAAGTAAATGTTATATCATTATTTGTTATTGTttcaagtttgagatgaagatGGTAAGCAAGCACAATTTGCTTGTTAAGTTTCTCTGAGATTGGTGGTTTTGGGCTTCTGGGTTTTTACGGCATAGTTGAATGAAGCCTTCAAGGAATCAGGAATCCATTTGTATGCCGGGAATCTTAAGTTGGCATATGCTGCTGGGTTAGAGAACATGAGTTGTTTGCCGTtaccaaaccaaaaaattaaacacaagACAATTCTAAAATAATCAAAAATAAGTAAGCAAGCAATCAGTTTGTTCACGTCACGTGTTTTGAATTGTGAGGAGATGGAGAGATCGAAAGAGCAACATGAAATGAAGGCTTTGGTCAATGTAATAATGTTTTAATGATCTATGGCGTAGGAGACTATCTTAAAACACGTTAATATGATTGGTTTGGTAGTGTGTAAACAGACGTTACTGTTTGAGTTTGCCAACGGTCTAAAGTTAATACCTTAgccagaaaaacaaaaacaatatttatttttcggTCAATCAACAACATAAAGAACATAGAACATAAACATATTGGTTACCTGCTAAttctatttgaaattattattttgtgaatcaacaacaacaaaaaagacaaaCCATCTCTACGATTTTACTGTACACTTATTGCCTCAATTTACTTCAGTACAAAACCTCTTCCAGAAGCTGACTGCTTGACTGATTCTTGGAAGCTGGCCGCTTGACTGTATACCACCAGGTCAGATGAACTCAAAGATTACTGCTAGTTAGGGCCAAAAATGGAGGCAGCTCATTAGCATTCTCTGCTACAGCTCAGCTCCCATGTCGACATCTTAAGCGAGAGGGAAATTCTGGAACAAAGTTTCTGAAAATACCATATCTCCTTTCTTCTACATTTTGGTTAGCAGGCTCATACCTTTGTTCCAAATCAAGATAGTTTGTGTCCtctttaaacaaaaatagcaACAAAACTTATCCACTCTCCCTTCATTCATGACTCGTACTTTTAACAGCCTTCTTTTGTAAAAGGGCCCAGAAAATTGTGAAAGCCGCAGCCATACTGAACTGCAAATGATCTGTGCTACTTGTTTTAATGCAAATCTTACCCATCTTCCGGCTATTTAGATTAGCATTAATTGACACTCTCAAATTTCTGCCCAGCCGGGATTCAGACTGTAAATTTCCACCCAACACCATCTCTTCGTTAAAAGACAGGAGAGTCATTGTCAGGCTGACATTGTCATTGCTCACAGGGTAGTCTCTACCCCTTAACGTAGCTTCAATACCACCACCATATGCCACTTGTTCAGGACCCACCATTTGGCCGGCATTCATTACAAATTTCAATCTCTTCCCAACTGATATGGTATCTTCAAGCTTGGCACCAATGTAACACTTGTTCCCAAAAGATGTCAATGACACTCCACAGTCAGCAGTGTTGCGCCACAGCTTCTTCAGCTTTGTGTTGCTGTGAAACGTATAGATTGTATCTTTACCAGCAGATTGAACATCAAGACCTACAGTGTATGTAGTCCCGCTGGGATCTGAGTAAGCTGCAGCACACTCAGATTGAATGCTAAAATCCTGTTTGTCCTTGCTCATCTGCCCTGTGACAGAGGTAAAGACGTTGCTATTTATTTGCATAGCTGTTTCCAAGCTTATTCCATCAAAGCACACATCATTATCCCATCCATGGGGATCAAGAACAGGTCTCATAATCCACTGATCACCCGTAACAAGGCAACGATATCTGTGTGCAGTACAATCAGATCCAAAACTAGGAGGGACCTCCATATCTGGTAATAAAACAGCCGATTCTTGGGAGGCCTGCTGCCTATCAGAATTATCATTGCTCGcaaaaattttctctttggaAAGCTTAATCTCCATCCGCCTACGGTACTCTTCTTTCAACTGTTTCTTTAGATAAAGGGTCTCTCGATAATCCAATTCATCAAGATAGTCTTTTTTCTGCGATTTTGTCAATCTCTCAAACTGGGATTTAGTCAGGATTCGGATTGGAGGTAATTGATCATACTCATCTTCCTCCTCTGTGTCTGAAAGCAAGCTCTCATCAACTTCAATGTCCACTCCACTTGGACTAACGACAGACCGGTGACGTAAAAGAGATGAGAGGAGATGGGGCAGAGAAGGCATGTGGCTGGCACTTGAGGGCCCCAGTTGAATGCTGTCTTCAAATTTCATGAGAGTATTGACATCACCTAGAACTTTTGTACAAAGGCATAGCAACAGAAACTGAGATTTCCACACCTGTCCATTTGGAAGTATCTTTTCCCCGATGATGTTTTTCTTACATTGAGGATGATTCTCAACCAAAAGCACTGGGTTTTCAAGTCTGGAGTCAGACACTGCCTGGTGTATATGGTGCTGCACCATATCTGTGCTTTGCCTCACATATGATTCATAGCTGACAGGATACCCATCAGGTCCTTCTGGAAGAGCTGGGGATGAATGAGTCATGACAAGAATGGTGTTAAACCATATTGCAGGCCCAAAAACTTCAGTTATTAGCTTCAAAAGGGAGAAGTCATTATAGCTTGCATTGATGAGGTCGAGGCGTTCGAAGAACAACACGATGTCAGGTGGACATTTTCTAATGAATCTCTTCACCGACAGCATAATCTTCTTATTTCTGCGGAAATTACCCGTAGATGATGGCAAAAATCCAGGGGTATCAATGATAGTTACTCGAATACCATTTATAGTTCCGACAACCTCCCGAATGTGATCTGTGCCAGGTCGAAATGCATTGGTGACAGTTTTCCTTTGATCAAATATAGAATTTATTGTGGCACTCTTGCCAACTCCTGTTTTCCCCAGGACAAGGATTCGAAGAGAGAAATCCATTTCAGGCAGGCCAGATGCCTCTTGTTCTGCAGCCACTGCTCTGGCTCTGTCACTTCTGAGATTAACTCTTTTCAGATCTGACTCCTCTGCTCGTATCAAAGTTGCGAGGTGAATACGATAAAGAACCTTAGCCACCAGAAGATTGTTTTGTGACAGACCAAGCCGTAGGATGAGGCGCAAGAACTTAACTTGAAGATCATCAATTCTTACCAAAGGATCCATCTTTTTCTTATCAGAGCCATTACGTGATTGATCAGAATTTTCAACTACAACATGCTGGCGGGAGGGATTAGACTGATTTTCCTGATCATTACCAACTGAGGGTGATGTATCAGGAAGAATGGGTGATGTTAGCGAAGTGTTTGAGTGAGCAGCacctgaaaataaaaaaacattgacTACCAAATGAGGGTGAAACTCACAGATCGAAAATTGGTTTCCACTTTTTAACTTGGAAATTCTTGCAACTGGATCTCAAGTATTTAGTCCTTGCAAAATCCCATTGCCTTAGAATGACATAAGGGTTTGTTAAATCACTCTTCAAGAATAATAGCCATAAAGTACTGGAGGGAGAGCAATACCTTGGCCATCAAACCCTTCATGGGAAGGTTCCTCACGAAAGAAACTGTCACTGCCTGACAATGGCCGAGATGAGACCAAAGACATGGATACTAACTGAGAAGAAATCCAATCTTTAAGACTCCCCATCCTTCCTGCAAAATATTCCCAACTGAAAATCATATATGTCACTAACAACATTCATTCCATCTTTCTATAAATCTGCCGGGCgcataaagaaacaaaatttaaattcaaattgattATTGAAAAGattgaggaaaagaaaaaagaagcccGTCTTAAGCCATAGCTCAGGCTTCTAGTTCTAGAGCCAAGAGCCTTGCTCCCGCAATTGAAGTAATTACAATACAAGACTAAAAAATTCTCCACTAAAAATATGCATTTCATTGGAATCTTAAGAATTGGTAGGATAAGCTGAGAAAGGAGGAAATGGAGGTTTACCTGGAACACACAAATTTtgaaatgaatttgttttaCTCTGCGCTTCCAAGTCGAAGAAGACGGACCATCAAAGGGGCATGACACAAAATCAAGAATCCGGACAGCTCCGAAGCCCTGAGTCCTTGAATCAGCAAATCATACGTTCGGTGAAAACGAAGCGCGACAAAAGAAAGGGGTGTgaggatgaggaagaagatgtgATGATGACAATGAGTTAGATAAGACACAGACAGAACCAAAGACTCataggaaaaaaacaaaaattaaaatatttgggAGATTTTTTTCCTAGAGGCGATCACAATTtcacataaataaaaacattataattatgacaaaaaataataattttgctttttattttcgATAATAAGTTTTAGCTTTGGCATATGGAATCTCTCCCACCAActttttttgttctgtttgaGAGGCGGTTTGCCCCTTTTGGGGATTGACGGAGATGACCTTGTTCATGAGCCGAGGGAAGTGCTGGGCTCGAGCATCTATGTAATTTAATATAATGGCACTATCCCATCGGCAACAACCCTTTTTATTGAGTTAAAGTAACAAAGATCTAAGCCCAAACCATAGGAGGCTTCTCAGGTTGGGCCGTCATCAATCTCGGGTCAACAAAATTAAGGATGGACATAGTTTTACCCAAAAACTGTTGTGTGACCGAGTGAAACcgggtctttttttttttttttttcttcttttcacaTAGCGATACTTTAACTACTCTACTGTACGGAGAGAGGAGGATCAAACTTTGGTGCAAGGTGAACATGGAGATGTGGAGTGGCTGGCAGTCAACTCGATAGGAAATAAGTGTCAAGGTCCAAATTGGATGCTATGGAATAGAAGAGTAAAGTTTTCATCTCGCATTGTATCAAAAGCGTTGTCAGGTCAGGTCTATGCGACCATTCAATTCAGATAGCGGAGTCGAGAAAGTCAGCTAACCGCGTTTCTTGAATTAAACAAAGACACCCCCACTACCTTAGTCAGAAGTCAGAATGTCCgaacattataaataaaaacatcatATTCATTCTATCTACTTCCCAATTCATCTTCAAGAAGAAACAAGACCAACCCACAAAACATTCTGATCTtcccagaaaagaaaagaaaagaaaaagatgatggCTGAGAAGAACAATCAGGCCTCTCCATCAGCAGCAGCTACTAATGGACAACACCCCACAATTGATGAAGAATCTGCCACTTTGCCATCCCAGGAGCTCAAACGCAAGAAGAGAATAAAATTGGCAATCTATATTTCTGCTTTTGTTGTGATTCAGATCATAGTTATCACCACATTTGCACTCACTGTGATGCGTGTAAACTCCCCCAAGCTCAGATTGGGCGCCATCAGTGTCCAAACTCTCAACGCTTCCTCTTCAACACCTTCATTTGACATGACCTTCACAACCCAAGTCAGGATAAAGAACACAAATTTTGGTCGCTATAAGTTTGATGCTACCAATGTTAGGTTCATGTACGAAGACAGGGCTGTTGGGCAAGTTAGAATTCCCAAGAGCAAGGCTGGGATGCGTTCGACCAAGAAGATTGATGTGACTGTGAGTTTGAATTCCAAAGAGTTGCCAAGCAGAAGCAGGTACAATCTTGGCAATGAACTCAAAACTGGGGTTTTGAGTCTGCGAAGCGAAGCACGGTTGGCCGGAAAGGTTGAGTTGATGTTtgtgatgaagaaaaaaaagtctgCCAAAATGGGATGCACTTTGGAGTTTAATTTGTCCACAAAGAAGATTCAATATTTGCATTGCTACTACTAAGGAAAAGCTAAACAATCAATCtatttcttgaattttctCAGGACactatttctttcttgttaatactttttctttgttctttttcgcATATGATCGAAATAAAAAGTACAGCTGCTCCTAAATTAAGATTTCTATAATGTTAATCCCACCCTGCTTCTTTACAACAGGAAGAAGGCCCTTATTATCATAACAtcaaacatttttatttttcatctttaaaaGAATGGCTGGATATTCAACATTTTCCAAAGAGGAAAGAATGCAAAATGAACAACAATGTAACACTTGGGGTAGTCCTTCTCCATGTACTTCTTGTTGCACTTAAATTTATAGGGCTCCCCTTTCTTGATGGCCTTTTTTCCAAGTGATACTGCTCAAATAACATTTTGCTTTGACGTGCTGCCAGTTGAACTGATTGGAGAGCTGCCACAGGTAGGGATTTTTACACAAGAACAACCAGCCCCCAACCACAACTTTCAAAATCTTTTACCGTTCACTGAGAGTGGCTCCAACAGCTACGACAAGTATAAATGCCCTTGCGATGCAGTTACTACGGAGCCAACCTCCAGCAGCTTGATTGCATACCAGCATTAATGTCTTTCACTGATTTCCTTCTGTTCTGATGCAGCTATCAGGTTACAACACCACCACAAAGCTTTATGTGAAACCCTTCAAACAAAAGAGACAAATTACAAAATGTTCATCAAAATATTACAGTGCAAATGATTGTTTCCTTAAGCTGCCTTCCAAATGAGTGCACATTGGAAATATACATAAAAGGAAATTGGAATAACCAAAGAACAAAAGATACTTAGTTGTACCAACTCAGTATAGTATAGTTGTAATAAAACATTGGATAATACTAGAAATTTAAGACCCCACCACAAAAGTATCTGTGCTGCTAGCTTCACTAAGAAGCAATTGCAGCAAAGGTAAAATGGTTCTGCATTGAACAGATGGGTCCAGAAGTTTGGATTTTCGTATTTTGTAATTTCCAGCAAACAAAGagaacaacaaaaatttataacCTTGAACAACAAGATATTACATGCTGAGCTAAATTCCACTTACCGAAGAGGTAGAAGATGATCACAATTAATTCTTCTGAATGTTAAGAGACTCCCGAGAAGGTGTCAGTGCAGATTCATTCTGGGATGGTTTTGGCAACAAGGCCTGTTCCTGCATAACTTGAGACTTATCTGCGTTCTCAAAAAGTTGCTTCCGCAGAACACCATGCAAACGCCCAAAAAGCTGCTTCTTTAAAGATTCAAAAGCCATGTCCAACCTCTTTAACTGCTCCATTGCATTAATATTGTACATGAACAAGCCATAGTAAAGATCAAAGCTATCTCCTGCTGTATTCTCCACTAAATTCAACAAAGTCTCGTAACCTTTTGTGTTGATTGGTGTCGATTCCAAACCCAACTTTTCTAAAATCCTTCCCATAGTGTGTGTAATGAATTGTGACCCTGCTGCATGCCTATCATGTTCTGCACAAGACATTTCCACCATTCGGCACCCTTCTCGTGCAAAGATATCAAGAAATTGATCACAGCGTGATACCCTTGATTCATCACTTCCAACCCTGACCTtatcataaacaaaagaaagaccATTCCACCCGTTTTTACCACTCTCTGGTCCAAACATAGGATGCGTACAGAGAATATCAAAATCCAGCGGCAGAGTTTGAAGAAACATATTTCTTGGAAATTCTTTCACTGAAAGAACATCAACGAATAAAGTATTTCTCTTCAGCCTCTGCAGTGGCAATGACCTCAGAACTTTTTCAGTTGACAGAATAGATGTGCAAAGAAGTATCACTTCTGGATGCTCTTCACACAGATCGTCTGCATCAGAGAAGTAAGAAACACCTAATTTCTGAGCCACATCTGAGTAGTCTGTTCGAGAAAAGGCTAGAACCGTATGACCTTGGCGTATAATCGTCTTAGCAAGGAACTGACCAAAGTTTCCAAAACCGACAATTGCAATCTTTAGCCTAGAGTTGTCATCAGAAATCTGTGCTTTTTGGACATCTGACCGAACAATTTTTGGCGATCTGGAGGTTAccattaaaaattattttgttaacAGTTCATTTCCACTAACATTAGTCACTAGTGCCAAACAACAAATTCCACTAGTTAAAGAATCCGTATATCCATTAACTACACAGCAGATGAAATAGCTATCAAActaagaaaacaaattcatttctacaacaaaaaacataaaagaatgaaattcaaataaatgGAAGTTGAAACTGTACCAACCTCAAAGCTTTTGAAGAAGATACCAATGCAGCTCCATTCTGAGCCTGCTTCGCATAATCCTCTTGCAAAGTTCTTGCCTTTTCTGCATTGCCAAACAATTGCTTTCTCACAACATCGTGCAAATGCCCAAAAAGCTGTTTCTTCAGGGCCTCAAAAGCCAAGTCCAATCTCTCCAACGTCTCCAATGCATTCTTATTGTACATAAACAACCCGTAATACAAATCAAAGCTATCCCCAGCTGTGTTCTCCACCAAATCCA
Above is a genomic segment from Prunus dulcis chromosome 7, ALMONDv2, whole genome shotgun sequence containing:
- the LOC117634118 gene encoding arogenate dehydrogenase 2, chloroplastic isoform X2; translated protein: MVNTTVKLRTLSAQRLRQSFEFYSRLKMFSLCPLHPSPPKPSLPPSLSLNPQSFNLFSNPSLIRTRSLRPKSLKIQYLDAAQPYDYESKVAAQFHEAHMLKIAIIGFGNYGQFLAKTLVTQGHTVLAHSRSDYSKTAQDLGVSFFSDPHDLCEQHPQVILLCTSILSTEPVLKSLPLQRLRRNTLVVDVLSVKELERLDLAFEALKKQLFGHLHDVVRKQLFGNAEKARTLQEDYAKQAQNGAALVSSSKALRSPKIVRSDVQKAQISDDNSRLKIAIVGFGNFGQFLAKTIIRQGHTVLAFSRTDYSDVAQKLGVSYFSDADDLCEEHPEVILLCTSILSTEKVLRSLPLQRLKRNTLFVDVLSVKEFPRNMFLQTLPLDFDILCTHPMFGPESGKNGWNGLSFVYDKVRVGSDESRVSRCDQFLDIFAREGCRMVEMSCAEHDRHAAGSQFITHTMGRILEKLGLESTPINTKGYETLLNLVENTAGDSFDLYYGLFMYNINAMEQLKRLDMAFESLKKQLFGRLHGVLRKQLFENADKSQVMQEQALLPKPSQNESALTPSRESLNIQKN
- the LOC117634119 gene encoding late embryogenesis abundant protein At1g64065-like, with amino-acid sequence MMAEKNNQASPSAAATNGQHPTIDEESATLPSQELKRKKRIKLAIYISAFVVIQIIVITTFALTVMRVNSPKLRLGAISVQTLNASSSTPSFDMTFTTQVRIKNTNFGRYKFDATNVRFMYEDRAVGQVRIPKSKAGMRSTKKIDVTVSLNSKELPSRSRYNLGNELKTGVLSLRSEARLAGKVELMFVMKKKKSAKMGCTLEFNLSTKKIQYLHCYY
- the LOC117634116 gene encoding translocase of chloroplast 90, chloroplastic encodes the protein MGSLKDWISSQLVSMSLVSSRPLSGSDSFFREEPSHEGFDGQGAAHSNTSLTSPILPDTSPSVGNDQENQSNPSRQHVVVENSDQSRNGSDKKKMDPLVRIDDLQVKFLRLILRLGLSQNNLLVAKVLYRIHLATLIRAEESDLKRVNLRSDRARAVAAEQEASGLPEMDFSLRILVLGKTGVGKSATINSIFDQRKTVTNAFRPGTDHIREVVGTINGIRVTIIDTPGFLPSSTGNFRRNKKIMLSVKRFIRKCPPDIVLFFERLDLINASYNDFSLLKLITEVFGPAIWFNTILVMTHSSPALPEGPDGYPVSYESYVRQSTDMVQHHIHQAVSDSRLENPVLLVENHPQCKKNIIGEKILPNGQVWKSQFLLLCLCTKVLGDVNTLMKFEDSIQLGPSSASHMPSLPHLLSSLLRHRSVVSPSGVDIEVDESLLSDTEEEDEYDQLPPIRILTKSQFERLTKSQKKDYLDELDYRETLYLKKQLKEEYRRRMEIKLSKEKIFASNDNSDRQQASQESAVLLPDMEVPPSFGSDCTAHRYRCLVTGDQWIMRPVLDPHGWDNDVCFDGISLETAMQINSNVFTSVTGQMSKDKQDFSIQSECAAAYSDPSGTTYTVGLDVQSAGKDTIYTFHSNTKLKKLWRNTADCGVSLTSFGNKCYIGAKLEDTISVGKRLKFVMNAGQMVGPEQVAYGGGIEATLRGRDYPVSNDNVSLTMTLLSFNEEMVLGGNLQSESRLGRNLRVSINANLNSRKMGKICIKTSSTDHLQFSMAAAFTIFWALLQKKAVKSTSHE
- the LOC117634118 gene encoding arogenate dehydrogenase 1, chloroplastic isoform X1, producing MVNTTVKLRTLSAQRLRQSFEFYSRLKMFSLCPLHPSPPKPSLPPSLSLNPQSFNLFSNPSLIRTRSLRPKSLKIQYLDAAQPYDYESKVAAQFHEAHMLKIAIIGFGNYGQFLAKTLVTQGHTVLAHSRSDYSKTAQDLGVSFFSDPHDLCEQHPQVILLCTSILSTEPVLKSLPLQRLRRNTLVVDVLSVKEFSKALLLKLLPGYFDVVCTHPMFGPQSAKHGWNGLFFVYEKVRIGSEESRISRCDKLLNIFEKEGCRMVELSCAEHDKYAAGSQFMTHTVGRVLGMLKLESTPINTKGYETLLDLVENTAGDSFDLYYGLFMYNKNALETLERLDLAFEALKKQLFGHLHDVVRKQLFGNAEKARTLQEDYAKQAQNGAALVSSSKALRSPKIVRSDVQKAQISDDNSRLKIAIVGFGNFGQFLAKTIIRQGHTVLAFSRTDYSDVAQKLGVSYFSDADDLCEEHPEVILLCTSILSTEKVLRSLPLQRLKRNTLFVDVLSVKEFPRNMFLQTLPLDFDILCTHPMFGPESGKNGWNGLSFVYDKVRVGSDESRVSRCDQFLDIFAREGCRMVEMSCAEHDRHAAGSQFITHTMGRILEKLGLESTPINTKGYETLLNLVENTAGDSFDLYYGLFMYNINAMEQLKRLDMAFESLKKQLFGRLHGVLRKQLFENADKSQVMQEQALLPKPSQNESALTPSRESLNIQKN
- the LOC117634115 gene encoding uncharacterized protein LOC117634115, which produces MEDHQPKQGSPRVLQVLEALKQASHELQTHPSPDSADSNSSAINALLELETESDNILSKDPHLSTLSQHLATLKNLVETLKKSKGHHSIRSFLTRCCSTHCLSRLAGSIESEIQAWIDRESLESLTRTLKKPLHNDDELVKLLNQFEDRVLQGFNRELQDLILKSKVFTLLESVLCDSHCSKRVREHSAFAIAALIKFNKDVFVGQVLMGRTIKALITMASPNAIRVLCTLIRLIKSPLVDEIEFNGEIPKIISFLNREDLEMRVMAMVCILEIGYFGRKEAIDAMLEEGVIKKLVELQRSELGGDLTEMGLDEDDKENREVAGGGGGIKENNTRRENRENRFFENHPFSSCVARFAVQLEVGEGLRQRERRAFKQQILMRVREASISDAEAATIIAEVLWGSSP